Proteins found in one Massilia sp. H6 genomic segment:
- a CDS encoding LiaI-LiaF-like domain-containing protein, translated as MNNQQSYRWRKQVVGGLLLIAVGALFLLDRLYYIDAGPIWHYWPLLLVAIGINQSIGSPSAREFGNGLWTVFIGLWLFACLEHLAGLTFRNSWPLFILAWGVKMVAEPFVTRRLAHHHPENQHAK; from the coding sequence ATGAACAACCAACAGTCTTATCGCTGGCGCAAACAGGTGGTTGGGGGCCTGCTCCTGATCGCTGTCGGCGCGCTCTTCCTGCTCGACCGTCTTTACTATATCGACGCCGGACCCATATGGCATTACTGGCCGCTGCTGCTGGTTGCAATCGGCATCAACCAGAGCATCGGTTCCCCGAGCGCGCGCGAATTCGGCAACGGTCTCTGGACCGTCTTCATCGGGCTGTGGCTGTTTGCCTGTCTCGAGCACCTGGCCGGGCTTACCTTCCGCAACAGCTGGCCGTTATTCATCCTGGCCTGGGGTGTCAAGATGGTGGCCGAACCGTTCGTCACACGGCGCCTTGCACATCACCATCCGGAGAACCAGCATGCAAAATAA
- a CDS encoding cell wall-active antibiotics response protein — MQNKLRAKGVTSQVVLGLLVILVGLLFLLDNLDIIDTRSAISFWPMLFLIVGTVKLCDTQTLGGQLTGTGLIALGVILMLDRMNIIDFNWRVLWPLLFIGFGVYTLFKAHIGRRQLSLAEVKDQTDAGGESVVDVTAILGAFERRVVTPNFRGGEITAVMGGCALDLRHSSIQGEAVVNVFAVWGGVTLKVPPDWTVILDGTPIMGGFEEKTIAPPDNSKRLLVRGYAIMGGVEVRN, encoded by the coding sequence ATGCAAAATAAACTGCGCGCGAAAGGCGTGACCAGCCAGGTAGTACTCGGCCTGCTGGTGATCCTGGTGGGCTTGCTGTTTTTGCTCGATAACCTCGATATCATCGACACCCGTAGCGCCATATCGTTCTGGCCGATGTTGTTCCTGATCGTCGGCACCGTCAAGCTGTGCGACACCCAGACCCTTGGCGGGCAGCTGACGGGAACAGGCTTGATCGCACTAGGCGTGATCCTGATGCTGGACCGGATGAACATCATCGACTTCAACTGGCGCGTGCTGTGGCCGCTGTTATTCATCGGCTTTGGCGTCTATACGCTGTTCAAGGCACACATCGGGCGCCGCCAGCTATCGCTGGCCGAGGTCAAGGACCAGACCGACGCCGGCGGGGAAAGCGTGGTGGACGTCACCGCCATCCTGGGCGCCTTCGAGCGGCGGGTCGTCACGCCGAACTTTCGCGGCGGCGAAATTACCGCAGTGATGGGAGGCTGCGCTCTCGACCTGCGCCATTCGTCGATCCAGGGTGAGGCGGTAGTCAATGTGTTTGCTGTCTGGGGCGGCGTTACTCTGAAGGTTCCGCCCGACTGGACAGTGATCCTGGACGGCACGCCGATCATGGGGGGCTTCGAGGAAAAGACCATCGCGCCACCCGACAACAGCAAGCGCCTGCTGGTGCGCGGCTACGCCATCATGGGCGGCGTGGAAGTACGCAACTGA